CCGGTGCCACCACACAAAGATTTCGTTGAGGAAACCTTGGTCACCGCCGTTGTACGAAACTATGTCTTCTCGATGATCCATGAACACTCGAAACGTGCAGTTGGAGGGCTCGATAACCATTATGCCGGAGTTGAAGATGGAAACGTCGTTGCCGGTGGCTGACAACTGAGGGAAGTAGAAGAGGATGTCGAGGTTACGTAAAACAAGAACGTCGGAATCAATGAATATGAGTTTGTCGTAGTCAGTGAGTTGCCAAAGTCGGAACTTGCTGTAGTTGTACTCGTTGTATGTGTTCTTCTCGGCTCTAGGGTTGCGTATCCGCTCGATGGTGCGGATCTTCCAGCCGGCAGCGGCGAGGGCGTCGCGTTTGTGGGTGGAGATGGAGCTATCTATGAGCAGTATGAGGTCGCGCTTTGTGCCGGTTCGGATGAGGCTTTGGGCGAGGGTTATGGCTCCGCAGACATAGGATTCAGAGGAATGAAGAACTGTAACGTAGGCTTCTCGTTTTGGTGTCTTTGTCGAGCTTTGAATCTTGGAGATGTCGAAGACTTCCCGTATCCCTGCGAATCAATTCCCAACAACTGTATTAATTTTGGATCTATGAACAACATGCAGTACTAGTACTATGCGGTAAAAGTTCAACaaataagagtaatgctatgaTAGATTGCATAAGTCCTATAcatttatctttaaaagtaataaagtttagtattaaaaagataatttcttttatgtaaattttatatttatttattttaaataattatacgacaCTTCCATATTTACGATTTTATATGGTAGagaaatatatagatatttccAAATTCTAAAAGACAACACGTATGCACGAAAACAACTGTGTTTGGCTCCTAGGAAGTAGTTATGAATGTTTCTTAGAAACAAAgctagagaaaaagaaatgccGGCCCCCACCCACCAAAAGCTAGATCATGCCATAACTAAAAGCAAGCAAACACACTTCCGTGTGCTCTTTAATTGATATTTCACTTCGTGATAATGCCGCCAACTAAACCACTATGGTATCGAAAATAAATGTAAGAActaaacaagaaattaaaggGAAAAGTGCCTTGTTTGTTTAGccaaaactaaaaatctcatctcatctcatctcaactcatcattacacattttttaaatttcaatacaaaatataataaacaatctaactttttcaaatcccaatacaaaattaatattcaaaaattatattataacactattttatttattactatttaaaacatctcatctcatctgtgtaaccaaacgggacCTAACagacacaaaaaaattttataaaaatgaatttataaactaacagtattttatatgatacattaaatttattttataataaaaataattattttaatatctaatatgcAATATTAAGACATCAAGTTATGCCAAGTTATAGAGAAAAATCCTTTTAGTTAGGTTAAATAAATTACAATATCCTACTTTAAACGAAGCGCCTGTAGCTCAGTGGATAGAGCGTCTGTTTCCTAAGCAGAAGGTCATAGGTTCGACCCCTATCTGGCGCGACTTCTACTTTTgtacttcaatttttttgccTATGCTTTGTGAATTACATGAATGCATAAAGAAAACTGAGAAGACTACTCCAATTGAAACAAAAGACTCGAAGATTTCTCTGGCATGTGCTATTTATTCTTATGAATGAATAAGAAAACGGGGAATTTGGATTGAAACTGAAGCAAATTAAGGAGGAATCGAAGAATTTTTACCTTGTCCCCAAAGTGGTAAAGACAATTTGCAAGACCCAACTGGCAATGAAACCTTCTGCTCCAACCTCCCCATGTCCGATTCAAAAAACCACCAATCTCCTTCTTGTTTCACCAAATCATCGCATTTAAACAGCTCCATCATCGGCCTGCACTTGCTCAAAAACACCAACTTGGTCTTGCTGTACCAGTCTCTCTTCCCTTTCTTCACTGCTAAATTTGCTGCCACAAGATGAACTTGGAGCCTCAACACGTCTCTTGCCCAACCCTCCTCCGGAAACTTGCATGGCAATTGAGCTACAATCATGTCCATGTTTTCGTACCTTCTGTAATCCGGCATTGGCACCTCGGGGCAGGTTGCAACTTCCATCTCTTCCTCCTCGTCTATCCATTCAGGAAACAGATCTTTCCATTCAAAATATTCGGAGACCTGTTCAAATGTGACCGGTATTGTTTCCAAGCTGCGTGTCCTCCATTCGCTCACATCCAGGTCTTCCATATTCACCATCCCAATCTTCATTCCTCCCCCCATTTCAAACATGAAGCTTGGCATTTCTACCTTGGTCCGGTTTCCTTTAGGCTTTTGTGAATTTGAAGCTTCTGTCTCCTCTAGAACCACCTTCATCTTAAGACCTGTGTCCACCTGTAAAGCACTCGAAGGTTCAGAAtcatgaaaagaacaaaaaagaagacaaaaaggTGAGAAGAGAGAAGAATTCAGAGGGGTTGTGGGCAGGAAAAATAGCTCGTGCCGGCTCACCTTACCTTGTGATGGCACTCACGCAATGAACACCTAACAATCGATGCAGCATTCTCAAAGTAAACTGAAGTAGATGGCCGGAGAAGAAGAGATGCATAAACTATAAGGAAGAAAGCAAGGAAGATCAAGTTGATTTTGATCACCAAAGCCTTTGAAGGAATGACCTTCATCATCTTTTGAAGACCAAATCCCTGCATTATGTTATGCAAAAACTCTGTAGTGCATGCctcaaaaagagagagagagagctttatatatatatatatatatataatatctaactAATTACTCCTGCATTTTCGCTTTGAAGCGTAATAATGGTTAATTATCATGATTGGGACCTTCAAGGAAAGTTTTGGATGCAGTGGTTAGAGAGCTTAGGGagtgtttttaagaaaatgatctcaaaatcaaaaggtccaaaaccatttaaatttaaacaacTCCAAGTGGCATTTCCTTTTGTAATCTTGTTGGTTTTCTTTACTTGGGGACAAATACGTCGGTGCAAATCATGCttaattttactttctttttcccATGCTGTAGGATGCTGGTATTTCTAGACAATTTTCTTGAGTTCCCTTCCCGGCCTATCTATACGCATATaggtttttcttttgataagtactAACGTATTACATCAAACCACGTCAATTTGTGAGTCTTATTTTCATAGGATCcgttattcaaataaaaattgtgtCCAGTGTAAAACTAGGCCATATTAGTTGAAGAAAATTGGCATATTCTctggaagaaaaaaaacaataaaacaaaggTAGAAATCTGGAAAGAGGCAGGTAAGCAGGCCGTCCAACAACTCTTCGGTTGGGCAGTCGACTTCACAAAAGATAATGTCGCTGTTATCCGTTATTAAATCGTGAATCTCCAACCATATTCTATTTCTAATCATTTACACATTTATATTCATCTTTTATTCataattgttatttattttatatggttGCTTTAGGTTAAATATCAGCACATCATACAACTCATCAAGATGAATGTAGCCCATGTTTTACACGACCTTGTGCCTATGTTTATGGTGAACTATCACATTAGCGTCGTATGTTTATGGTGAAGTATCACATTAGCTAATCAGCCTCCTGATAATGACGAACACGAAGTGGGGTTCTAGCTGATAGACAAACGGGCTATTTttccctaaatcaataatatttttgtgcATAAATGTGCCATGTGGAGATGGTGCATCCCTTTTTTAGGCTGCATCCATTTTGGGCCCTGGATTGCTTTTATTCTGAGAAATCAAAAAGAATGGAATATTGGGCAGTATCATGCTTTGGTGTCACATTGCACAACTCGGGTGGCAAAGAGGACCCATCATAAAGAGTCCAAAGTGGCAAGGCACACGTTTATACTCGATCTTTGGAAATAAAGGTCCAAAATTAGAAATCCCCTATGTGAGATGTGGCAATACTTACCAAGCAAATGGGGTATTAACTTTGGCAGATGGCAAACCAAGTTACCCTAAAAATGGCAGTCGTAAAGGTTCTCTTAAAAGTTCTCTTTTTAAGTTTCTCCTGATAACAGAACCAGCGACGACCGACATGTAACTTAAAAAGAGTAGAGGTCTTGACTACAAACCACCGTATCGACGGTTCATATCCATCCCCACCTGCAGCCATCCAAATGGAAGCATGTTTCCTCCTCCGGTTAGCTTCATAATGCAAGCCGCCgtaaattaagaaaatcatgGAGCCACGTACCTTATCTCTCTTCAAGCCTCAGTGtcaatacaaaacaaaaattccaACCCCTTTTTTGGATGGGTATAAAACACAACCATGTTCCAACAAAGATATTGCCATTTCAATTATATGTGGCTGAGGAAACATAAAGATGCAGAGATACCGTTTGTATGAGCGTCTGATCATTATGTTTCCATAAATCATATATGCGCAGTTAAAAGTGATTTGCTGAGCTCTCTTGCTAGGTGTGATTTCGCTTGAAATTGATCTATATATGTTTAACAACATATATAGGGCGCATTTGTGTCGATGCAATGAGACTGTACACAAATTACAACAGTCCCACAATTTTTGTCTCAACATGGTGATTTCCCTGACCTTCAATGGATCTCTTTTTAGCTGTAAAAACACCCGCACTCTGGAGCTTTAATTTTCCTACACGCCATTAGCCGCATGTCAAGGAATTTGTTTTGTTACATTCAAGTATGTAGTACATACATAATCAAACACGCATAGAGGGGTTACTGATAGTCATGATGGCTGACCTGCTTTATTTTGACCCTGAAAACATGCAGTATGCTAACAGCTTCCAGATCCTTTCAAATGGTCAGTTGAAGTCACGCATCACATAAATTATGCTTTAAGCACTTCTTGAATGTGCTGAGAGTGGCTTTTGCCAGGTGGAATAAAAATCAGATCTTCCCACCCTGAGTTACGCTCACTCGTCTGCATCAGTTATGAGGAACCAAATCAtgattcaattttcattttttgcttTTCGCATTTCTATAATGAAAAATACCATTTACATAGGAATTGCCAACATTCATTACctccatttttctcaaaacagcTTCCAAGCTACCAACCTgtagaaaaaattttaattaattaatgtaataGAGATGGTACCAAGAATAAAAGCATTGGACTGTTTGAGATGATGTGCAGAAGTCATTAAACATGAAACGTTTCCTGTACAGAAATCTGCCCTAAAGGACTATGAGTAAACCATGTCAATTGAGATGTATCATTCAAACCTTTACTGGCTGATTCCCAAAACACATTGCAGGGAAATAGTTTCTGATCAGACATCATTTCTCTCTGCTTTTTCGTTTATGAAGGGGAGTGGAGGGATTTACAAATTCCACCCTTTTGACTCTTGTAAGCAGTTAATGGGTCCTATTTTGAATTTGAACAAAGCCCCATGGACTTCATTCTTGTAATAAATGAATCCTTCTATAAGCATCAGTAACGTTAAGCCCTTCAAATTGAGCTGAACAAATGATTCCTTCGAACTGTCACCAACTTTAAAGAGAACTAACATTGGTTCTTGTGAGACAAAATTAGCAGTTGGTGCCCTAAAGAGGACATAAGAATGAAGTGTCATACTACCtgaagaaacaagaaaagataCTAAACTTGGTGTGGTGCAAACAAGGCAAAAAATGAAccatgtaaaaagtaaaaaatgaactacataaaaaatatttttgaaattttcttcaagcttctagattacatgttattatgcaaAGTCTTTTCAATGAAAAGATTCCGCCATAAGCTCTAAATGATTAAAAGAGAGGTGGGCAAAAGAATTGCTGCTTGTTGTACCATAATATGTTGAGATAATGCTGGTCCTCTTGATGCCCTAGAGACCTTGGACAGTTCTTTTTCTATATCCTCCTGTGTAGGAACACGCAAAGGCCGCTGCTAGTAAATCATACACTCATATCTGCATCTTAAAACGTAATAGCATCTACAAGGAGTTCAATTGGCCAAACCAACCTTTGTAAAGTAAATTGGACAATAACgcttgtttttcttcttgaCAACCAGAAGGTCGGACTGTAGCCACAAACAACTCATTagacaaaaatgaagaagaacgATTGCTCCAGGGCAACTAAAAGcccaaaatttcatttcaacaTACACCGAAGCAAGTTTTGGTCACCAAACTCATCCCCAGCACTGTCAAGGGCAGACAATATCCATGATTCTACTTCTTTGTCATGGCTGGAGCAATCTAAAAGcccaaaatttcatttcaacaTACACTGAAGCAAGTTTTGGTCACCAAACTCATCCCCAGCACTGTCAAGGGCAGACAATATCCATGATTCTACTTCTTTGTCATGGATACACCCCCACATAtcaataaatagttttttacaCATACGCATTATCAATGTAATACTTGAGAAAATCCACACTAAAATAACACAAAATGAATTCACAAAAATAATGGAACATAGAAAAACATGCTGTGAGTTGGGAGAAAAACCAGATCTTATAAAAAACAAGAGTGTCATTTAGATCATAGATTTTCTGTTTCTTACTTTCTCCTTCATACCAGCCTCTTTATATTTGTACatcaaattatttcaattatGGACGTGTGTATAAGCCATCAATGGAACGGATTAGATCCATGGGTTATTTTACCTAATAGCTCAGTTTGACATATTTTTGCCTTCGCTCTCTTGTATACATCATGTGTACTAGGGTTTCACCTTTAGccctttttaataaaattttatcggTATTAGAAATGTATTTCTGCTTTCAAAGACGAGAACTAGATTCAAAAGTAGATTCACAAACCTGAAAAACAGGAACTCCATCAAACCCATTCCTGGAATCTCCGGTTTTGAGCTAATCAACATAAAAGATAATTGTGAATCCATCAAAAAATGGTAGATTAATACAATCACACAATATCCAAAGACAATTATacaacattttccttttttgataggtaaagaaAAGTATACAGCATTTTCATAACAAGAATTAGGAGTTTCTCTCACAAAATTTTCTATCACAGCTAAGGTGTTCGCTCAGTGGAACTTCACATTTCCTGCTATCCACATGAGAAGCCAAAACCAAATGGTCTTTGCATTGTGTATGCCACCctactttttttcttcttattttttggcATTATATTAAGTCATATGTATATCAGCAAATGGCCCTACTTAACAAAGTAAAATTTTAAGATTCAATACAGAGGTACAAAACAATGAGAGATTGAAATTGATACATGATAAAtatagcagaaaaattatggcaCATTATAAGATAGAGTGGTACAGTTCTAttctcataataaaaaaaacaagtaaaaaagaTCAAATATCAAAGTTCAAAGCACAGGTAGAGTTTTTCGGCTCCCCAccccccaaaaaacaaaaaaaaagagagtataAAGGAAGTTAAAAATACAATGGCGGATCATCTAACTCTACTTTTAGCCATGACCATGTGAATGTTAGTTGCTTAGTGAGCATAAAGAGTTTCGGTTATCGCTCTCAAAATTGAGAGATAAGATAATACAGTATAGGCATTGCCTTCAATCTAAAACAAGCGGCACTGATGTGACTTAGAGTGACGGGAAGTGACACAAACTAACCTCAAATGCGTTCTTTATTTGAACAGGGTCAGGCAAAAACCGAAATGCAATTCCTTCGACCCTCAACATATATACCTAGAAttcgaaaaaagaaaagaacaaaaattatatttctgaaaatgcatctaacaATGACTATAAGCACCTGAGAAACCATAACGGCTACATagatttatgaataatattcaCAACTATCTACCAAACCCACCATCAAGCGCTAAGAATTTCGCTTAATTGGAGATAAAAAATACACTCCAACTAAGTACCTGGTCAAGAGTAATGGGAACAACCTTTGCGTCACTTCGTAGTTCTCTTTTCCGTGTCCTAACCTGAGAGTAGGCGCAGAAAAACCATCAATATCTCAAAACAGACAAAAGAAAACTTTCCGCTCGGTTTCTGAGAAAATGTAGAAGACCCATTCCATTTGTATTGCTTAAAAGTaagcaaataaacaaaaaagaaaatctattCATTTGTATTACTTTCCTATCATTTCTCGGGAACTGAACACGTGAGACAGAATTACTAACTTGAGCAAGGAAGGCCTCGGCATCCTCCTGGCGAAAACAAAGCAACCCAATCGAGTTGACACCATTGGGGTCAGAGATAAGCACGAACTCATTGTTCGAATTGCTCACAGTGTAGACTGCCGTGCCAGTTAGGGTTTTGGCCACGTGCTCGGAGCTCAGACCTGCGGCCAAGGCTTGCTTAGGCTGTGTTACCGACGCGAACAGCGGAGGATACGACGAACGGGGACGCCGGTTTGCCACTGGTGGCCAGCCTTCGGATAGGGTTCCAGCGAGTCGCTTGGTGTCCTCGAAGCGGCTGGCTAGCTCGGCGCAGAGCCGGTGGCAGTGCTGGTGGAAGAAGGTGGAGAGCGAGAGAAGGGGGTTTGTGGGGCCGTAGGGTTTTGGGGACTCCATGGCTTCGGAAAGGATATAGAAAAATACGGTTATACTAAACGTGAGTGTTAAGCGAGTATGAATAGAAGGTGTTGGTTTACATTTTTGGGCCTTGAGCCCAAAGTTCAGTCACTTCGGTCTGCATCCAACTTAAATAAAAGCCCAGGCCCTAAGGTCCTCCAACCCctcc
This is a stretch of genomic DNA from Carya illinoinensis cultivar Pawnee chromosome 15, C.illinoinensisPawnee_v1, whole genome shotgun sequence. It encodes these proteins:
- the LOC122296443 gene encoding UDP-glucuronate:xylan alpha-glucuronosyltransferase 2 isoform X2, with protein sequence MKVVLEETEASNSQKPKGNRTKVEMPSFMFEMGGGMKIGMVNMEDLDVSEWRTRSLETIPVTFEQVSEYFEWKDLFPEWIDEEEEMEVATCPEVPMPDYRRYENMDMIVAQLPCKFPEEGWARDVLRLQVHLVAANLAVKKGKRDWYSKTKLVFLSKCRPMMELFKCDDLVKQEGDWWFFESDMGRLEQKVSLPVGSCKLSLPLWGQGIREVFDISKIQSSTKTPKREAYVTVLHSSESYVCGAITLAQSLIRTGTKRDLILLIDSSISTHKRDALAAAGWKIRTIERIRNPRAEKNTYNEYNYSKFRLWQLTDYDKLIFIDSDVLVLRNLDILFYFPQLSATGNDVSIFNSGIMVIEPSNCTFRVFMDHREDIVSYNGGDQGFLNEIFVWWHRFPRRVNFLKNFWANTTVETGFKNQLFGADPPKVYSIHYLGLKPWQCYRDYDCNWNIPDQRVYATDVAHRRWWKFHDTMDEGLQRFCGLTERRRIELDWDTKKAREMGLPDEHWRINITDPRRSHLMD
- the LOC122296443 gene encoding UDP-glucuronate:xylan alpha-glucuronosyltransferase 2 isoform X1, translating into MQGFGLQKMMKVIPSKALVIKINLIFLAFFLIVYASLLLRPSTSVYFENAASIVRCSLRECHHKVDTGLKMKVVLEETEASNSQKPKGNRTKVEMPSFMFEMGGGMKIGMVNMEDLDVSEWRTRSLETIPVTFEQVSEYFEWKDLFPEWIDEEEEMEVATCPEVPMPDYRRYENMDMIVAQLPCKFPEEGWARDVLRLQVHLVAANLAVKKGKRDWYSKTKLVFLSKCRPMMELFKCDDLVKQEGDWWFFESDMGRLEQKVSLPVGSCKLSLPLWGQGIREVFDISKIQSSTKTPKREAYVTVLHSSESYVCGAITLAQSLIRTGTKRDLILLIDSSISTHKRDALAAAGWKIRTIERIRNPRAEKNTYNEYNYSKFRLWQLTDYDKLIFIDSDVLVLRNLDILFYFPQLSATGNDVSIFNSGIMVIEPSNCTFRVFMDHREDIVSYNGGDQGFLNEIFVWWHRFPRRVNFLKNFWANTTVETGFKNQLFGADPPKVYSIHYLGLKPWQCYRDYDCNWNIPDQRVYATDVAHRRWWKFHDTMDEGLQRFCGLTERRRIELDWDTKKAREMGLPDEHWRINITDPRRSHLMD
- the LOC122296444 gene encoding protein TIC 22, chloroplastic isoform X1, producing MESPKPYGPTNPLLSLSTFFHQHCHRLCAELASRFEDTKRLAGTLSEGWPPVANRRPRSSYPPLFASVTQPKQALAAGLSSEHVAKTLTGTAVYTVSNSNNEFVLISDPNGVNSIGLLCFRQEDAEAFLAQVRTRKRELRSDAKVVPITLDQVYMLRVEGIAFRFLPDPVQIKNAFELKTGDSRNGFDGVPVFQSDLLVVKKKNKRYCPIYFTKEDIEKELSKVSRASRGPALSQHIMVGSLEAVLRKMETSERNSGWEDLIFIPPGKSHSQHIQEVLKA
- the LOC122296444 gene encoding protein TIC 22, chloroplastic isoform X3; translated protein: MESPKPYGPTNPLLSLSTFFHQHCHRLCAELASRFEDTKRLAGTLSEGWPPVANRRPRSSYPPLFASVTQPKQALAAGLSSEHVAKTLTGTAVYTVSNSNNEFVLISDPNGVNSIGLLCFRQEDAEAFLAQVRTRKRELRSDAKVVPITLDQVYMLRVEGIAFRFLPDPVQIKNAFELKTGDSRNGFDGVPVFQVGSLEAVLRKMETSERNSGWEDLIFIPPGKSHSQHIQEVLKA
- the LOC122296444 gene encoding protein TIC 22, chloroplastic isoform X2; protein product: MESPKPYGPTNPLLSLSTFFHQHCHRLCAELASRFEDTKRLAGTLSEGWPPVANRRPRSSYPPLFASVTQPKQALAAGLSSEHVAKTLTGTAVYTVSNSNNEFVLISDPNGVNSIGLLCFRQEDAEAFLAQVRTRKRELRSDAKVVPITLDQVYMLRVEGIAFRFLPDPVQIKNAFELKTGDSRNGFDGVPVFQSDLLVVKKKNKRYCPIYFTKEDIEKELSKVSRASRGPALSQHIMVV